One stretch of Streptomyces sp. 135 DNA includes these proteins:
- a CDS encoding SDR family oxidoreductase: MGGGAQVDLHGKQALVTGAARGLGASIARRLAGAGAAVVVADVRKDLAQELCDELGRDGLDARFVEMDVRDAAAVAAVFRDLEEAGEAGGAIDILVNNAAVDVSKPIEHLTATEVTRVIETNLLGPMYLCLETYRRMIARGGGHIVNILSTAANRTWTEAGPYAAGKSGLRAFTHTLFKEAQRDCVGIGVTGIIAGGMETPFIMERFPDADVSMLQSPDIVADTVLYALSVPAGSAVSELVVVPRKEPSWP; the protein is encoded by the coding sequence ATGGGCGGCGGAGCGCAGGTCGACCTCCATGGCAAGCAGGCGCTGGTGACCGGCGCCGCCCGGGGCCTCGGCGCCTCGATCGCGAGGAGACTGGCCGGGGCGGGCGCGGCGGTCGTCGTCGCCGACGTCCGCAAGGACCTGGCCCAGGAGCTCTGCGACGAACTGGGCCGCGACGGTCTCGACGCCCGTTTCGTGGAGATGGACGTACGCGACGCCGCCGCGGTCGCCGCCGTCTTCCGGGACCTGGAGGAGGCCGGGGAAGCCGGGGGGGCCATCGATATTCTGGTCAACAACGCCGCCGTGGACGTCTCCAAGCCGATCGAGCACCTGACGGCGACCGAGGTGACCCGGGTGATCGAGACCAACCTGCTCGGGCCGATGTACCTGTGCCTGGAGACGTACCGGCGCATGATCGCCCGCGGCGGCGGCCACATCGTGAACATCCTGTCCACCGCCGCGAACCGCACCTGGACCGAGGCCGGTCCGTACGCGGCGGGCAAGTCGGGCCTGCGCGCCTTCACCCACACGCTGTTCAAGGAGGCGCAGCGCGACTGCGTCGGCATCGGTGTCACCGGGATCATCGCCGGCGGCATGGAGACCCCGTTCATCATGGAGCGCTTCCCGGACGCCGACGTGTCCATGCTGCAGAGCCCGGACATCGTGGCCGACACGGTCCTGTACGCCCTGTCGGTCCCGGCCGGCAGCGCCGTGTCCGAGCTGGTCGTCGTACCCCGCAAGGAGCCGTCCTGGCCGTGA